The following proteins are co-located in the Argopecten irradians isolate NY chromosome 9, Ai_NY, whole genome shotgun sequence genome:
- the LOC138332328 gene encoding serine/threonine-protein kinase ULK2-like isoform X4 → MYMAPEVIMSMQYDAKADLWSIGTIVFQCLTGKAPFQAQTPQQLKHFYEKHAELKPNVPKDTSSGLRDLLLRMLKRNARDRIAFEDFFIHPFLNPPPAIKASSPVPVPSRSSHGFSSASSTPPSHVSASPLSGRAEFSPPPRRPPPPPPPQSAPLPAPPPVPSPVKITPPKPLQVIKREEAEAIHGSTQEVGGFLKVEKGGQTPRSNSPTEDFVMVPVSLPCENLQGSGEKTAKAPTPEEMSVKAAEPPSLPLGAVKVSPTSGAAAFSKKSPEEATSPSRPSTLPMQTDPPTKPHSSEPIPVPGQVQAYHRMSAGSPSSPHKNSMDISPTGSSSGSNKDSTEKKDIKTSPAAVDAKLCGPDIGSLSPPAVKFSIGTPPSTGQWKRGSIGPTPARYSTTPPSLANSPHRRSGSSSPQFPVVAPTSLPAIIGSPPKLGKVDLRSPEGLDSQPVNAPFGTPRPKTVPDDMATMPYKGPAQVTAGNPTVRRNLLEQGRSATEPTVFNNLEGGSLLSEQLVRAAFGTPPQPFNNQGSVVPFSSAGWRGSKEKVGSLGSPGSDKSLPSDTDKSTTYVRRSTEPSPPPSAIFAQSPSNMEGPVTFVAPGLAEETLMDDNHNETMAKLSFVLDLVDCIIELAQTRGAPLQGFTESVNLKQGEALPSEQLPKFTDTQRRLEQLVLYVRSLHLLSSSLQLARKEIKEERLQISTSLRNVLRQMNESYHRCVNMCKQIQHRLGTGIQNTLTPQLAVATADKLIYNYAIEMCQNAALDELFGNPHECFRRYQTAHLLLHSLSQQARNARDKQLLNKYKEAVERRLANVHTAPQAFIPPFEAVS, encoded by the exons ATGTATATG GCTCCTGAGGTGATAATGTCGATGCAGTATGATGCTAAGGCAGACCTGTGGAGTATCGGTACCATTGTGTTCCAGTGTCTGACGGGTAAGGCACCCTTCCAGGCACAAACTCCACAGCAACTCAAACACTTTTACGAAAAACACGCCGAACTCAAACCCAA TGTCCCTAAAGATACATCATCTGGGTTGAGAGATCTCTTACTACGAATGCTCAAAAGGAATGCTCGAGACAGGATTGCTTTTG AGGATTTCTTCATTCATCCTTTCCTGAACCCACCACCTGCAATAAAAGCCT CTTCCCCAGTCCCGGTACCCAGTCGATCTAGTCATGGATTCTCATCAGCAAGCTCCACACCTCCTAGTCATGTGTCTGCCTCTCCCTTGTCAGGACGGGCAGAGTTTTCCCCACCCCCTCGCCGACCTCCACCCCCTCCTCCCCCACAATCGGCACCACTGCCTGCACCCCCTCCGGTCCCTTCACCTGTCAAGATCACGCCCCCAAAACCTCTCCAAGTCATCAAGCGTGAAGAGGCGGAGGCTATCCATGGCTCTACACAAGAAGTCGGTGGATTTCTCAAGGTGGAGAAAGGTGGACAAACGCCCAGAAGTAATAGCCCCACTGAG GACTTCGTGATGGTACCAGTGAGTTTACCATGTGAAAACTTACAAG GTAGTGGAGAAAAAACAGCGAAGGCTCCAACACCAGAGGAAATGTCCGTAAAAGCTGC AGAACCCCCATCCCTACCCCTGGGGGCAGTGAAGGTGAGCCCCACCTCTGGGGCAGCAGCCTTTAGTAAGAAGTCCCCCGAGGAGGCTACCAGTCCTAGTCGCCCGTCCACCCTCCCTATGCAGACTGACCCTCCTACCAAACCCCACTCCTCGGAACCTATCCCTGTACCGGGCCAGGTACAAGCCTACCACAGAATGTCCGCTGGCTCGCCATCAAGTCCTCATAAAAACAGCATGGACATTTCTCCTACTGGCTCAAGTTCAGGATCAAATAAG GACTCAACTGAGAAGAAAGACATAAAGACATCTCCCGCGGCAGTAGATGCCAAGCTCTGTGGACCTGATATCGGGTCTCTCTCTCCTCCAGCTG TGAAATTTTCCATTGGTACTCCTCCCAGCACTGGGCAGTGGAAGAGAGGTAGCATTGGTCCTACTCCCGCACGTTATAGTACTACCCCACCTAGTCTGGCCAACTCACCTCATCGAAGATCAG GAAGCAGTTCCCCTCAGTTTCCTGTAGTGGCCCCCACTTCACTTCCTGCTATCATTGGGTCACCACCAAAGTTAGGGAAGGTGGATTTGAGAAGTCCAGAGGGACTTGACTCTCAGCCGGTCAATGCACCCTTCGGAACACCCCGACCTAAAACTGTACCTGATGATATGGCCACCATGCCATACAAGGGACCAGCTCAAG TTACAGCGGGGAACCCTACAGTCCGACGTAACCTGCTGGAACAGGGACGTTCTGCCACAGAGCCTACTGTCTTCAATAACTTGGAGGGAGGTAGCCTGTTATCAGAACAGCTTGTCAGAGCCGCTTTTGGGACACCTCCTCAAC cCTTTAATAACCAGGGTTCAGTGGTGCCCTTCAGTAGTGCTGGCTGGCGGGGTAGTAAGGAGAAAGTTGGCTCCCTAGGGTCTCCTGGTAGTGATAAATCTCTCCCCTCGGACACGGACAAATCGACAACATACGTCAGACGCAGCACCGAACCCTCCCCTCCCCCCTCGGCTATATTTGCACAGTCTCCTTCCAACATGGAGGGACCTGTGACATTTGTGGCACCAGGCTTAGCAGAGGAGACACTTATGGAT GACAACCACAACGAGACGATGGCCAAGCTGAGCTTTGTACTAGACCTTGTAGACTGTATCATAGAACTGGCACAGACTAGAGGCGCACCACTTCAGGGTTTCACCGAGTCAGTCAACCTTAAACAG GGAGAAGCGCTGCCATCAGAACAGTTACCAAAGTTTACAGATACACAAAG ACGACTGGAACAGTTGGTGCTGTATGTACGGTCACTACATCTCCTCTCATCCTCGCTTCAATTAGCACGAAAAGAAATCAAGGAGGAGCGACTTCAGATCTCCACCTCTCTCAGAAACG TGTTGCGACAGATGAATGAATCGTACCATCGGTGTGTGAACATGTGTAAACAGATCCAGCATCGACTGGGGACAGGGATCCAGAATACTCTCACACCTCAATTAGCTGTAGCTACTGCTGATAAACTCATCTACAACTATGCTATAGAAATG TGTCAGAATGCTGCATTAGACGAGCTTTTTGGCAATCCACACGAG TGTTTCAGGCGATACCAGACAGCCCATCTCCTACTTCATAGTCTGTCACAGCAGGCTCGTAATGCTCGTGACAAACAACTTCTCAACAAAT
- the LOC138332328 gene encoding serine/threonine-protein kinase unc-51-like isoform X2, with product MEIIGEFEYNKKDLIGHGAFAVVFKGRSRKKPPTTVAIKSITKKNLAKSQNLLSKEIKILKELSDLHHDNVVALLDCKETTNHVYLVMEYCNGGDLADFLQAKGTLSENTISQFLRQIAAAMRALHGKGIVHRDLKPQNILLQNPPGKTNPSPCEMILKIADFGFARFLHDGVMAATLCGSPMYMAPEVIMSMQYDAKADLWSIGTIVFQCLTGKAPFQAQTPQQLKHFYEKHAELKPNVPKDTSSGLRDLLLRMLKRNARDRIAFEDFFIHPFLNPPPAIKASSPVPVPSRSSHGFSSASSTPPSHVSASPLSGRAEFSPPPRRPPPPPPPQSAPLPAPPPVPSPVKITPPKPLQVIKREEAEAIHGSTQEVGGFLKVEKGGQTPRSNSPTEDFVMVPVSLPCENLQGSGEKTAKAPTPEEMSVKAAEPPSLPLGAVKVSPTSGAAAFSKKSPEEATSPSRPSTLPMQTDPPTKPHSSEPIPVPGQVQAYHRMSAGSPSSPHKNSMDISPTGSSSGSNKDSTEKKDIKTSPAAVDAKLCGPDIGSLSPPAVKFSIGTPPSTGQWKRGSIGPTPARYSTTPPSLANSPHRRSGSSSPQFPVVAPTSLPAIIGSPPKLGKVDLRSPEGLDSQPVNAPFGTPRPKTVPDDMATMPYKGPAQAGNPTVRRNLLEQGRSATEPTVFNNLEGGSLLSEQLVRAAFGTPPQPFNNQGSVVPFSSAGWRGSKEKVGSLGSPGSDKSLPSDTDKSTTYVRRSTEPSPPPSAIFAQSPSNMEGPVTFVAPGLAEETLMDDNHNETMAKLSFVLDLVDCIIELAQTRGAPLQGFTESVNLKQGEALPSEQLPKFTDTQRRLEQLVLYVRSLHLLSSSLQLARKEIKEERLQISTSLRNVLRQMNESYHRCVNMCKQIQHRLGTGIQNTLTPQLAVATADKLIYNYAIEMCQNAALDELFGNPHECFRRYQTAHLLLHSLSQQARNARDKQLLNKYKEAVERRLANVHTAPQAFIPPFEAVS from the exons ATGGAGATCATTGGAGAATTCGAGTACAACAAGAAGGATCTGATCGGTCATGGGGCTTTTGCCGTGGTCTTTAAAGGCCGCAGTCGGAAG AAACCACCAACGACTGTAGCCATTAAAAGCATCACCAAGAAGAACCTGGCCAAATCTCAGAACCTTCTCAGCAAAGAAATCAAGATACTCAAG gaGCTATCAGACCTTCACCATGACAATGTTGTGGCTCTTTTGGATTGTAAG gAAACCACTAATCATGTTTACCTGGTTATGGAG TACTGCAATGGAGGGGATCTTGCTGATTTTTTGCAAG CAAAGGGGACATTGAGTGAAAACACAATATCCCAATTCCTGAGGCAAATAG CTGCTGCTATGAGAGCCTTGCATGGCAAAGGAATTGTACATCGAGATTTGAAACCACAGAACATCTTACTCCAAAATCCTCCAGGCAAAACAAACCCCTCACCTTGTGAGATGATACTTAAGATTG CTGACTTTGGATTCGCAAGATTCCTGCATGATGGTGTTATGGCAGCAACGCTTTGTGGTTCCCCAATGTATATG GCTCCTGAGGTGATAATGTCGATGCAGTATGATGCTAAGGCAGACCTGTGGAGTATCGGTACCATTGTGTTCCAGTGTCTGACGGGTAAGGCACCCTTCCAGGCACAAACTCCACAGCAACTCAAACACTTTTACGAAAAACACGCCGAACTCAAACCCAA TGTCCCTAAAGATACATCATCTGGGTTGAGAGATCTCTTACTACGAATGCTCAAAAGGAATGCTCGAGACAGGATTGCTTTTG AGGATTTCTTCATTCATCCTTTCCTGAACCCACCACCTGCAATAAAAGCCT CTTCCCCAGTCCCGGTACCCAGTCGATCTAGTCATGGATTCTCATCAGCAAGCTCCACACCTCCTAGTCATGTGTCTGCCTCTCCCTTGTCAGGACGGGCAGAGTTTTCCCCACCCCCTCGCCGACCTCCACCCCCTCCTCCCCCACAATCGGCACCACTGCCTGCACCCCCTCCGGTCCCTTCACCTGTCAAGATCACGCCCCCAAAACCTCTCCAAGTCATCAAGCGTGAAGAGGCGGAGGCTATCCATGGCTCTACACAAGAAGTCGGTGGATTTCTCAAGGTGGAGAAAGGTGGACAAACGCCCAGAAGTAATAGCCCCACTGAG GACTTCGTGATGGTACCAGTGAGTTTACCATGTGAAAACTTACAAG GTAGTGGAGAAAAAACAGCGAAGGCTCCAACACCAGAGGAAATGTCCGTAAAAGCTGC AGAACCCCCATCCCTACCCCTGGGGGCAGTGAAGGTGAGCCCCACCTCTGGGGCAGCAGCCTTTAGTAAGAAGTCCCCCGAGGAGGCTACCAGTCCTAGTCGCCCGTCCACCCTCCCTATGCAGACTGACCCTCCTACCAAACCCCACTCCTCGGAACCTATCCCTGTACCGGGCCAGGTACAAGCCTACCACAGAATGTCCGCTGGCTCGCCATCAAGTCCTCATAAAAACAGCATGGACATTTCTCCTACTGGCTCAAGTTCAGGATCAAATAAG GACTCAACTGAGAAGAAAGACATAAAGACATCTCCCGCGGCAGTAGATGCCAAGCTCTGTGGACCTGATATCGGGTCTCTCTCTCCTCCAGCTG TGAAATTTTCCATTGGTACTCCTCCCAGCACTGGGCAGTGGAAGAGAGGTAGCATTGGTCCTACTCCCGCACGTTATAGTACTACCCCACCTAGTCTGGCCAACTCACCTCATCGAAGATCAG GAAGCAGTTCCCCTCAGTTTCCTGTAGTGGCCCCCACTTCACTTCCTGCTATCATTGGGTCACCACCAAAGTTAGGGAAGGTGGATTTGAGAAGTCCAGAGGGACTTGACTCTCAGCCGGTCAATGCACCCTTCGGAACACCCCGACCTAAAACTGTACCTGATGATATGGCCACCATGCCATACAAGGGACCAGCTCAAG CGGGGAACCCTACAGTCCGACGTAACCTGCTGGAACAGGGACGTTCTGCCACAGAGCCTACTGTCTTCAATAACTTGGAGGGAGGTAGCCTGTTATCAGAACAGCTTGTCAGAGCCGCTTTTGGGACACCTCCTCAAC cCTTTAATAACCAGGGTTCAGTGGTGCCCTTCAGTAGTGCTGGCTGGCGGGGTAGTAAGGAGAAAGTTGGCTCCCTAGGGTCTCCTGGTAGTGATAAATCTCTCCCCTCGGACACGGACAAATCGACAACATACGTCAGACGCAGCACCGAACCCTCCCCTCCCCCCTCGGCTATATTTGCACAGTCTCCTTCCAACATGGAGGGACCTGTGACATTTGTGGCACCAGGCTTAGCAGAGGAGACACTTATGGAT GACAACCACAACGAGACGATGGCCAAGCTGAGCTTTGTACTAGACCTTGTAGACTGTATCATAGAACTGGCACAGACTAGAGGCGCACCACTTCAGGGTTTCACCGAGTCAGTCAACCTTAAACAG GGAGAAGCGCTGCCATCAGAACAGTTACCAAAGTTTACAGATACACAAAG ACGACTGGAACAGTTGGTGCTGTATGTACGGTCACTACATCTCCTCTCATCCTCGCTTCAATTAGCACGAAAAGAAATCAAGGAGGAGCGACTTCAGATCTCCACCTCTCTCAGAAACG TGTTGCGACAGATGAATGAATCGTACCATCGGTGTGTGAACATGTGTAAACAGATCCAGCATCGACTGGGGACAGGGATCCAGAATACTCTCACACCTCAATTAGCTGTAGCTACTGCTGATAAACTCATCTACAACTATGCTATAGAAATG TGTCAGAATGCTGCATTAGACGAGCTTTTTGGCAATCCACACGAG TGTTTCAGGCGATACCAGACAGCCCATCTCCTACTTCATAGTCTGTCACAGCAGGCTCGTAATGCTCGTGACAAACAACTTCTCAACAAAT
- the LOC138332328 gene encoding serine/threonine-protein kinase ULK1-like isoform X3 produces the protein MEIIGEFEYNKKDLIGHGAFAVVFKGRSRKKPPTTVAIKSITKKNLAKSQNLLSKEIKILKELSDLHHDNVVALLDCKETTNHVYLVMEYCNGGDLADFLQAKGTLSENTISQFLRQIAAAMRALHGKGIVHRDLKPQNILLQNPPGKTNPSPCEMILKIADFGFARFLHDGVMAATLCGSPMYMAPEVIMSMQYDAKADLWSIGTIVFQCLTGKAPFQAQTPQQLKHFYEKHAELKPNVPKDTSSGLRDLLLRMLKRNARDRIAFEDFFIHPFLNPPPAIKASSPVPVPSRSSHGFSSASSTPPSHVSASPLSGRAEFSPPPRRPPPPPPPQSAPLPAPPPVPSPVKITPPKPLQVIKREEAEAIHGSTQEVGGFLKVEKGGQTPRSNSPTEDFVMVPVSLPCENLQGSGEKTAKAPTPEEMSVKAAEPPSLPLGAVKVSPTSGAAAFSKKSPEEATSPSRPSTLPMQTDPPTKPHSSEPIPVPGQVQAYHRMSAGSPSSPHKNSMDISPTGSSSGSNKDSTEKKDIKTSPAAVDAKLCGPDIGSLSPPAVKFSIGTPPSTGQWKRGSIGPTPARYSTTPPSLANSPHRRSGSSSPQFPVVAPTSLPAIIGSPPKLGKVDLRSPEGLDSQPVNAPFGTPRPKTVPDDMATMPYKGPAQVTAGNPTVRRNLLEQGRSATEPTVFNNLEGGSLLSEQLVRAAFGTPPQPFNNQGSVVPFSSAGWRGSKEKVGSLGSPGSDKSLPSDTDKSTTYVRRSTEPSPPPSAIFAQSPSNMEGPVTFVAPGLAEETLMDDNHNETMAKLSFVLDLVDCIIELAQTRGAPLQGFTESVNLKQGEALPSEQLPKFTDTQSVATDE, from the exons ATGGAGATCATTGGAGAATTCGAGTACAACAAGAAGGATCTGATCGGTCATGGGGCTTTTGCCGTGGTCTTTAAAGGCCGCAGTCGGAAG AAACCACCAACGACTGTAGCCATTAAAAGCATCACCAAGAAGAACCTGGCCAAATCTCAGAACCTTCTCAGCAAAGAAATCAAGATACTCAAG gaGCTATCAGACCTTCACCATGACAATGTTGTGGCTCTTTTGGATTGTAAG gAAACCACTAATCATGTTTACCTGGTTATGGAG TACTGCAATGGAGGGGATCTTGCTGATTTTTTGCAAG CAAAGGGGACATTGAGTGAAAACACAATATCCCAATTCCTGAGGCAAATAG CTGCTGCTATGAGAGCCTTGCATGGCAAAGGAATTGTACATCGAGATTTGAAACCACAGAACATCTTACTCCAAAATCCTCCAGGCAAAACAAACCCCTCACCTTGTGAGATGATACTTAAGATTG CTGACTTTGGATTCGCAAGATTCCTGCATGATGGTGTTATGGCAGCAACGCTTTGTGGTTCCCCAATGTATATG GCTCCTGAGGTGATAATGTCGATGCAGTATGATGCTAAGGCAGACCTGTGGAGTATCGGTACCATTGTGTTCCAGTGTCTGACGGGTAAGGCACCCTTCCAGGCACAAACTCCACAGCAACTCAAACACTTTTACGAAAAACACGCCGAACTCAAACCCAA TGTCCCTAAAGATACATCATCTGGGTTGAGAGATCTCTTACTACGAATGCTCAAAAGGAATGCTCGAGACAGGATTGCTTTTG AGGATTTCTTCATTCATCCTTTCCTGAACCCACCACCTGCAATAAAAGCCT CTTCCCCAGTCCCGGTACCCAGTCGATCTAGTCATGGATTCTCATCAGCAAGCTCCACACCTCCTAGTCATGTGTCTGCCTCTCCCTTGTCAGGACGGGCAGAGTTTTCCCCACCCCCTCGCCGACCTCCACCCCCTCCTCCCCCACAATCGGCACCACTGCCTGCACCCCCTCCGGTCCCTTCACCTGTCAAGATCACGCCCCCAAAACCTCTCCAAGTCATCAAGCGTGAAGAGGCGGAGGCTATCCATGGCTCTACACAAGAAGTCGGTGGATTTCTCAAGGTGGAGAAAGGTGGACAAACGCCCAGAAGTAATAGCCCCACTGAG GACTTCGTGATGGTACCAGTGAGTTTACCATGTGAAAACTTACAAG GTAGTGGAGAAAAAACAGCGAAGGCTCCAACACCAGAGGAAATGTCCGTAAAAGCTGC AGAACCCCCATCCCTACCCCTGGGGGCAGTGAAGGTGAGCCCCACCTCTGGGGCAGCAGCCTTTAGTAAGAAGTCCCCCGAGGAGGCTACCAGTCCTAGTCGCCCGTCCACCCTCCCTATGCAGACTGACCCTCCTACCAAACCCCACTCCTCGGAACCTATCCCTGTACCGGGCCAGGTACAAGCCTACCACAGAATGTCCGCTGGCTCGCCATCAAGTCCTCATAAAAACAGCATGGACATTTCTCCTACTGGCTCAAGTTCAGGATCAAATAAG GACTCAACTGAGAAGAAAGACATAAAGACATCTCCCGCGGCAGTAGATGCCAAGCTCTGTGGACCTGATATCGGGTCTCTCTCTCCTCCAGCTG TGAAATTTTCCATTGGTACTCCTCCCAGCACTGGGCAGTGGAAGAGAGGTAGCATTGGTCCTACTCCCGCACGTTATAGTACTACCCCACCTAGTCTGGCCAACTCACCTCATCGAAGATCAG GAAGCAGTTCCCCTCAGTTTCCTGTAGTGGCCCCCACTTCACTTCCTGCTATCATTGGGTCACCACCAAAGTTAGGGAAGGTGGATTTGAGAAGTCCAGAGGGACTTGACTCTCAGCCGGTCAATGCACCCTTCGGAACACCCCGACCTAAAACTGTACCTGATGATATGGCCACCATGCCATACAAGGGACCAGCTCAAG TTACAGCGGGGAACCCTACAGTCCGACGTAACCTGCTGGAACAGGGACGTTCTGCCACAGAGCCTACTGTCTTCAATAACTTGGAGGGAGGTAGCCTGTTATCAGAACAGCTTGTCAGAGCCGCTTTTGGGACACCTCCTCAAC cCTTTAATAACCAGGGTTCAGTGGTGCCCTTCAGTAGTGCTGGCTGGCGGGGTAGTAAGGAGAAAGTTGGCTCCCTAGGGTCTCCTGGTAGTGATAAATCTCTCCCCTCGGACACGGACAAATCGACAACATACGTCAGACGCAGCACCGAACCCTCCCCTCCCCCCTCGGCTATATTTGCACAGTCTCCTTCCAACATGGAGGGACCTGTGACATTTGTGGCACCAGGCTTAGCAGAGGAGACACTTATGGAT GACAACCACAACGAGACGATGGCCAAGCTGAGCTTTGTACTAGACCTTGTAGACTGTATCATAGAACTGGCACAGACTAGAGGCGCACCACTTCAGGGTTTCACCGAGTCAGTCAACCTTAAACAG GGAGAAGCGCTGCCATCAGAACAGTTACCAAAGTTTACAGATACACAAAG TGTTGCGACAGATGAATGA
- the LOC138332328 gene encoding serine/threonine-protein kinase unc-51-like isoform X1, whose product MEIIGEFEYNKKDLIGHGAFAVVFKGRSRKKPPTTVAIKSITKKNLAKSQNLLSKEIKILKELSDLHHDNVVALLDCKETTNHVYLVMEYCNGGDLADFLQAKGTLSENTISQFLRQIAAAMRALHGKGIVHRDLKPQNILLQNPPGKTNPSPCEMILKIADFGFARFLHDGVMAATLCGSPMYMAPEVIMSMQYDAKADLWSIGTIVFQCLTGKAPFQAQTPQQLKHFYEKHAELKPNVPKDTSSGLRDLLLRMLKRNARDRIAFEDFFIHPFLNPPPAIKASSPVPVPSRSSHGFSSASSTPPSHVSASPLSGRAEFSPPPRRPPPPPPPQSAPLPAPPPVPSPVKITPPKPLQVIKREEAEAIHGSTQEVGGFLKVEKGGQTPRSNSPTEDFVMVPVSLPCENLQGSGEKTAKAPTPEEMSVKAAEPPSLPLGAVKVSPTSGAAAFSKKSPEEATSPSRPSTLPMQTDPPTKPHSSEPIPVPGQVQAYHRMSAGSPSSPHKNSMDISPTGSSSGSNKDSTEKKDIKTSPAAVDAKLCGPDIGSLSPPAVKFSIGTPPSTGQWKRGSIGPTPARYSTTPPSLANSPHRRSGSSSPQFPVVAPTSLPAIIGSPPKLGKVDLRSPEGLDSQPVNAPFGTPRPKTVPDDMATMPYKGPAQVTAGNPTVRRNLLEQGRSATEPTVFNNLEGGSLLSEQLVRAAFGTPPQPFNNQGSVVPFSSAGWRGSKEKVGSLGSPGSDKSLPSDTDKSTTYVRRSTEPSPPPSAIFAQSPSNMEGPVTFVAPGLAEETLMDDNHNETMAKLSFVLDLVDCIIELAQTRGAPLQGFTESVNLKQGEALPSEQLPKFTDTQRRLEQLVLYVRSLHLLSSSLQLARKEIKEERLQISTSLRNVLRQMNESYHRCVNMCKQIQHRLGTGIQNTLTPQLAVATADKLIYNYAIEMCQNAALDELFGNPHECFRRYQTAHLLLHSLSQQARNARDKQLLNKYKEAVERRLANVHTAPQAFIPPFEAVS is encoded by the exons ATGGAGATCATTGGAGAATTCGAGTACAACAAGAAGGATCTGATCGGTCATGGGGCTTTTGCCGTGGTCTTTAAAGGCCGCAGTCGGAAG AAACCACCAACGACTGTAGCCATTAAAAGCATCACCAAGAAGAACCTGGCCAAATCTCAGAACCTTCTCAGCAAAGAAATCAAGATACTCAAG gaGCTATCAGACCTTCACCATGACAATGTTGTGGCTCTTTTGGATTGTAAG gAAACCACTAATCATGTTTACCTGGTTATGGAG TACTGCAATGGAGGGGATCTTGCTGATTTTTTGCAAG CAAAGGGGACATTGAGTGAAAACACAATATCCCAATTCCTGAGGCAAATAG CTGCTGCTATGAGAGCCTTGCATGGCAAAGGAATTGTACATCGAGATTTGAAACCACAGAACATCTTACTCCAAAATCCTCCAGGCAAAACAAACCCCTCACCTTGTGAGATGATACTTAAGATTG CTGACTTTGGATTCGCAAGATTCCTGCATGATGGTGTTATGGCAGCAACGCTTTGTGGTTCCCCAATGTATATG GCTCCTGAGGTGATAATGTCGATGCAGTATGATGCTAAGGCAGACCTGTGGAGTATCGGTACCATTGTGTTCCAGTGTCTGACGGGTAAGGCACCCTTCCAGGCACAAACTCCACAGCAACTCAAACACTTTTACGAAAAACACGCCGAACTCAAACCCAA TGTCCCTAAAGATACATCATCTGGGTTGAGAGATCTCTTACTACGAATGCTCAAAAGGAATGCTCGAGACAGGATTGCTTTTG AGGATTTCTTCATTCATCCTTTCCTGAACCCACCACCTGCAATAAAAGCCT CTTCCCCAGTCCCGGTACCCAGTCGATCTAGTCATGGATTCTCATCAGCAAGCTCCACACCTCCTAGTCATGTGTCTGCCTCTCCCTTGTCAGGACGGGCAGAGTTTTCCCCACCCCCTCGCCGACCTCCACCCCCTCCTCCCCCACAATCGGCACCACTGCCTGCACCCCCTCCGGTCCCTTCACCTGTCAAGATCACGCCCCCAAAACCTCTCCAAGTCATCAAGCGTGAAGAGGCGGAGGCTATCCATGGCTCTACACAAGAAGTCGGTGGATTTCTCAAGGTGGAGAAAGGTGGACAAACGCCCAGAAGTAATAGCCCCACTGAG GACTTCGTGATGGTACCAGTGAGTTTACCATGTGAAAACTTACAAG GTAGTGGAGAAAAAACAGCGAAGGCTCCAACACCAGAGGAAATGTCCGTAAAAGCTGC AGAACCCCCATCCCTACCCCTGGGGGCAGTGAAGGTGAGCCCCACCTCTGGGGCAGCAGCCTTTAGTAAGAAGTCCCCCGAGGAGGCTACCAGTCCTAGTCGCCCGTCCACCCTCCCTATGCAGACTGACCCTCCTACCAAACCCCACTCCTCGGAACCTATCCCTGTACCGGGCCAGGTACAAGCCTACCACAGAATGTCCGCTGGCTCGCCATCAAGTCCTCATAAAAACAGCATGGACATTTCTCCTACTGGCTCAAGTTCAGGATCAAATAAG GACTCAACTGAGAAGAAAGACATAAAGACATCTCCCGCGGCAGTAGATGCCAAGCTCTGTGGACCTGATATCGGGTCTCTCTCTCCTCCAGCTG TGAAATTTTCCATTGGTACTCCTCCCAGCACTGGGCAGTGGAAGAGAGGTAGCATTGGTCCTACTCCCGCACGTTATAGTACTACCCCACCTAGTCTGGCCAACTCACCTCATCGAAGATCAG GAAGCAGTTCCCCTCAGTTTCCTGTAGTGGCCCCCACTTCACTTCCTGCTATCATTGGGTCACCACCAAAGTTAGGGAAGGTGGATTTGAGAAGTCCAGAGGGACTTGACTCTCAGCCGGTCAATGCACCCTTCGGAACACCCCGACCTAAAACTGTACCTGATGATATGGCCACCATGCCATACAAGGGACCAGCTCAAG TTACAGCGGGGAACCCTACAGTCCGACGTAACCTGCTGGAACAGGGACGTTCTGCCACAGAGCCTACTGTCTTCAATAACTTGGAGGGAGGTAGCCTGTTATCAGAACAGCTTGTCAGAGCCGCTTTTGGGACACCTCCTCAAC cCTTTAATAACCAGGGTTCAGTGGTGCCCTTCAGTAGTGCTGGCTGGCGGGGTAGTAAGGAGAAAGTTGGCTCCCTAGGGTCTCCTGGTAGTGATAAATCTCTCCCCTCGGACACGGACAAATCGACAACATACGTCAGACGCAGCACCGAACCCTCCCCTCCCCCCTCGGCTATATTTGCACAGTCTCCTTCCAACATGGAGGGACCTGTGACATTTGTGGCACCAGGCTTAGCAGAGGAGACACTTATGGAT GACAACCACAACGAGACGATGGCCAAGCTGAGCTTTGTACTAGACCTTGTAGACTGTATCATAGAACTGGCACAGACTAGAGGCGCACCACTTCAGGGTTTCACCGAGTCAGTCAACCTTAAACAG GGAGAAGCGCTGCCATCAGAACAGTTACCAAAGTTTACAGATACACAAAG ACGACTGGAACAGTTGGTGCTGTATGTACGGTCACTACATCTCCTCTCATCCTCGCTTCAATTAGCACGAAAAGAAATCAAGGAGGAGCGACTTCAGATCTCCACCTCTCTCAGAAACG TGTTGCGACAGATGAATGAATCGTACCATCGGTGTGTGAACATGTGTAAACAGATCCAGCATCGACTGGGGACAGGGATCCAGAATACTCTCACACCTCAATTAGCTGTAGCTACTGCTGATAAACTCATCTACAACTATGCTATAGAAATG TGTCAGAATGCTGCATTAGACGAGCTTTTTGGCAATCCACACGAG TGTTTCAGGCGATACCAGACAGCCCATCTCCTACTTCATAGTCTGTCACAGCAGGCTCGTAATGCTCGTGACAAACAACTTCTCAACAAAT